Below is a genomic region from Pseudomonas sp. JQ170C.
TGCCGTGTTCGATGCCGAGGCCGTGTTCCAGCGCATCGCCGATGAGCGCATCAGCGTGCTGCCGGGGGCGCCGACCTTGTACCTGTCGCTGCTGGCCCACCCGCGTCTGCAGCAGACCGACCTGTCCAGCCTGCGCATCGCGGTGACCGGCTCGGCAAGTATTCCCCCCAGCCTGATCGAACGGATGCGCAACGAGCTGGGCTTCAGTTGCGTGACCACCGCCTATGGCCTGACCGAGTGCGGCGGCCTGGCCACCTTGTGCGACCCGCAGGATTCGGCAGAAGTGATCGCCGGCACCAGCGGCCGGCCGCTGGCCGGCACCGAGGTGAGCATTCGCGATCCGGACAACCAGGCACTGGCCACCGGCGAGACCGGGGAAATCTGCCTGCGTGGCTTTCATGTGATGCAGGGGTACTTCCAGAACCCCGAGGCCACGGCCGAAACCATCGATCAGGACGCTTGGCTGCACACCGGCGATGTCGGGCGCCTGGATGCGGCGGGCAACCTGATCATCACTGACCGGCTCAAGGACCTGTTCATTGTCGGCGGCTTCAACTGCTACCCGGCCGAGATCGAAGCGGCGCTGATTGCCCACCCGGCCATTGCCCAGGTGGCGGTGGTGGGGGTGGCTGACGAACGCATGGGCGAGGTGGGGTGTGCCTGTGTGGTGCTGCGTGAGGGGGAGCAATTGCAGGCCCAGGAACTGATCGCCTGGAGCCGTGAGCGCATGGCCAATTACAAAGTGCCGCGCCAGGTGCGGTTCATGGACGCGTTGCCGCTGAACCCGTCGGCCAAGGTCGCCAAGAACACGTTGCGGGCGCTGGTGGCAGGGGCGGGCTCGCCCCGCGAAGCGGTGTGATTGGGGGGCGCGATCGCGGGGCACGGCCGCTCCTACGCCGATGGCCTAGGCCATATGGATGATGTTCGCGCCGCCGCCGCGTTTCACTCTGCGCACGTCAACCACAACAACAAGAAAAGGAATGCTGCATGTCTAGGTTCAACGCGACTCACGGCGGGCTGTTGCTGACACTGACCGTGGCCTGTGCCCACGCCAACGCCGGTCCCCGGATCGAGCTGGGCGAGGACACCACCCTCGACTCATCGCTGACGGTCAACTACACCGCCTCGATGCGGACCGCCAAGCCCGCCCACCAATACCTCAATGACATCAACAATGACGACGGCACGCGCAACTTCGATCGCGGCGCACTGATCACCAACCGCGTCAGCCTGTTCGGCGAATTGCTGCTCAAGCACAACAACCTCGGTGCGGTGCTGCGCGGCAGCCATTTCTACGATGACGTCTATCACAACCGCAACGACAACGACTCGCCCGGCACGGTGAACAAGATCGGCCGCGCCGACGGCTTCACCGAGGACACCCGGCGCCTGAGCGGCAGCAAGGCGCGCTTGC
It encodes:
- a CDS encoding FadD3 family acyl-CoA ligase, coding for MNEMTSPRVDAPTTIARLLFDSARRFAGRTAIEDEGVCTDYAELPALALTVTRGLMALGIQPGDRVAVWAPNGRDWIIAALGIQCAGAVLVPINTRMKGTEAADVLARSGCRVLFVQQRFLEVDYPSMLEAHRPDTLEHLVVFASDSPRAACDLSYEQFVAGAATVEVLKAERRALAVQPEAVCDLLFTSGTTGKPKGVMSGHGQCLRAFSEYVRVIGLVPGDRYLIVNPFFHAFGYKAGWLTCLIAGATILPHAVFDAEAVFQRIADERISVLPGAPTLYLSLLAHPRLQQTDLSSLRIAVTGSASIPPSLIERMRNELGFSCVTTAYGLTECGGLATLCDPQDSAEVIAGTSGRPLAGTEVSIRDPDNQALATGETGEICLRGFHVMQGYFQNPEATAETIDQDAWLHTGDVGRLDAAGNLIITDRLKDLFIVGGFNCYPAEIEAALIAHPAIAQVAVVGVADERMGEVGCACVVLREGEQLQAQELIAWSRERMANYKVPRQVRFMDALPLNPSAKVAKNTLRALVAGAGSPREAV